In a genomic window of Strix aluco isolate bStrAlu1 chromosome 3, bStrAlu1.hap1, whole genome shotgun sequence:
- the CYS1 gene encoding cystin-1 isoform X2, giving the protein MGSGSSRRRGAAAAGAAAVPAGTAAAAETRELLETVLAECEEAAALPGPGRRAPAGGSCGEAAAGGGSGGGGPPPEQAVPTEEQQASGKVHNIIRLLGGRAYGKH; this is encoded by the exons ATGGGCAGCGGGagcagccggcggcggggcgcggcggcggcgggggcggcagCGGTGCCCGcgggcacggcggcggcggcggagacCCGGGAGCTGCTGGAGACGGTGCTGGCCGAGTgcgaggaggcggcggcgctgcccggccccggccgccgagccccggccggcgggagctgtggggaggcggcggcgggaggcggcagcggcgggggggggcccccGCCCGAGCAGGCG GTGCCCACAGAGGAACAGCAAGCCAGCGGGAAAGTCCACAATATCATACGATTACTCGGAGGAAGAGCTTATGGCAAGCATTGA
- the CYS1 gene encoding cystin-1 isoform X1, with amino-acid sequence MGSGSSRRRGAAAAGAAAVPAGTAAAAETRELLETVLAECEEAAALPGPGRRAPAGGSCGEAAAGGGSGGGGPPPEQAALSTISPSGPENNTDHQCPQRNSKPAGKSTISYDYSEEELMASIEREYCR; translated from the exons ATGGGCAGCGGGagcagccggcggcggggcgcggcggcggcgggggcggcagCGGTGCCCGcgggcacggcggcggcggcggagacCCGGGAGCTGCTGGAGACGGTGCTGGCCGAGTgcgaggaggcggcggcgctgcccggccccggccgccgagccccggccggcgggagctgtggggaggcggcggcgggaggcggcagcggcgggggggggcccccGCCCGAGCAGGCG GCCTTGTCAACCATAAGCCCGTCAGGCCCAGAGAACAACACTGACCATCA GTGCCCACAGAGGAACAGCAAGCCAGCGGGAAAGTCCACAATATCATACGATTACTCGGAGGAAGAGCTTATGGCAAGCATTGAGCGGGAATACTGCCGCTGA